The Bacteroidota bacterium genomic sequence ATCCGTTCTGAGCAGCTTAACCAGCGCGGTGCCGGTCAGTTTACCATTAATGCCAACGAACTTGCGCCCGGTATTTACATCTATGCACTTATTGTGGATGGCAAAGCCGCCGACAGCAAGCGCATGATTGTGACCGAATAAGCCATATTGCCTTTTATGGATCAGGGGCCGGAGCGGTTGAAGCCGTTTTCCGGCCCTTTTTTATTTCCCGGCCCTGTTTTTTTTCATTTTCACAGGCAACCCTGCCACACCAGCTCCGTCTTTTCATTGGCAACTCAAAATTACGCACATGAAAAACGGCTATGCTCTCCTCCTTACGGCCGGAATTTTTTGTCTTCCGCTCACTACGCTCAAAGCTCAGGATCCCGAGTTTTCGCAGTTTTATGCCAATTCGCTGTACCTCAATCCGGCGCTGGCGGGAGCAAAAATCTGTCCCAATATCCAAACCAACTACCGGCAGCAGTGGCCCGGCATTTCGGGTACATATTCCACTTTTGCAGCTTCATATGACCAATATGCCTATAAAGTAAAGGGTGGCATTGGTGTAACTGTAGTGCATGATCAGGCCGGGCAAGGCAGCCTCAACACAACCGGAGTAGGTGTGGTGTATGCACCGGTTATTCCGCTCTCGCATCACTCCAGCATCTCGTTTGGCTTTCAGGCGGGCTGGTGGCAGAAAGCAGTAAACTGGAGCCTGCTTAGTTTCGGCGATCAGATTGATCCGCGTGGCGGATTTATTAATCTTACGCAGGAAATACCCGGCCAGGTGCGCGTAAGCAGTTTCGATCTTGCGGCAGGTGCCATGTTTTCGTCGCGTGCTTTTTACGCCGGTGTGGCCACGCATCATATTCTCGAACAAAATGAGTCGCTGCTGAACGGCACCAGTAAACTGCCCCGGAAATATACTGCGCATGCCGGTGGTATTATTCCGCTGGGTGGCCGCAACAACAGTGAGAGTTATATTTCGCCCAACATCATGTATCGTCAGCAGGGCGATTTCCGCCGGCTTGATCTGGGCATGTATGTAAAAAACAATGCGCTGGTGGGTGGTTTATGGTATCGCGGCCGCGATGCATTTATTATGCTCATTGGTCTGGATCTCGATAACGGTATGCGTGTGGGTTACAGTTATGATGTAACTGTATCGCGCCTAACGAATGCTTCTGCCGGAGCGCACGAATTGTCATTAGGCTGGATGTTTAAGTGCAAAAAGCCCAAAAAGAAATACCGCCTGCATGTTTGCCCAAGCTTTTGAGCAGGTTTGCGTAGCCCGCTCCGGGCGGTAGATTACCCAGGTGTGTTAAGAAAAAGCCGGTGCTTGCAAAGAGACACCGGCTTTTTTATGTGCACCTCATTATCTTTGCCGCATGCCCGCACCCGACCATCTTCAGCCACTTTTGCAGGTTATGCCCGAAAAACCGGGTGTATATCAGTATTACGATCAGGCCGGGAAACTGCTGTATGTGGGTAAAGCCAAAAGCCTCAAGAAAAGGGTAAGTTCTTATTTTACTAAAGACCAGCACGAGAGTGGCAAGACATACGTGCTTGTGCGCAAAATTCACGACATCAAATACATTGTGGTGGATACCGAGCTTGACGCACTGCTGCTTGAAAATAACCTTATCAAAAAGTATCAGCCGCCTTACAACATCAGGCTGAAAGACGATAAAACCTATCCGTGGATCTGCATCACCAACGAGCGTTTTCCGCGTGTATTTCCCACGCGAAAACTCCTTGACGACGGTTCGCAGTATTTCGGGCCGTATGCTTCGGGTAAAGTGATGCATACAGTGCTGGAACTCGTGCGCAAGGTGTATAAATTGCGAAGTTGCCGGCTTACACTTTCTGATGCCAATATTAAAGCTGGTAAATTCAAGGTTTGTCTGGAATACCACATTGGCAACTGCAAAGGCCCGTGCGAAGGCCTGCAGCAGGAACTGGAATACAACGGCTATATCCGTGAAATCCGCGATATTATTAAAGGCAATATTTCTATTGTTACCCGTATGCTTCGCGAGGAAATGAATGAGCATGTGGTAAACATGGCTTTTGAGAAAGCGCAGGAGGTGAAAGAGAAGCTTCATGCACTCGAAAAATACCAGGGAAAATCTACAGTGGTGAGTCCCACCATCAGCAACGTGGATGTGTTCACCATCGCATCGG encodes the following:
- a CDS encoding secretion protein Por, which gives rise to IRSEQLNQRGAGQFTINANELAPGIYIYALIVDGKAADSKRMIVTE
- a CDS encoding type IX secretion system membrane protein PorP/SprF, yielding MKNGYALLLTAGIFCLPLTTLKAQDPEFSQFYANSLYLNPALAGAKICPNIQTNYRQQWPGISGTYSTFAASYDQYAYKVKGGIGVTVVHDQAGQGSLNTTGVGVVYAPVIPLSHHSSISFGFQAGWWQKAVNWSLLSFGDQIDPRGGFINLTQEIPGQVRVSSFDLAAGAMFSSRAFYAGVATHHILEQNESLLNGTSKLPRKYTAHAGGIIPLGGRNNSESYISPNIMYRQQGDFRRLDLGMYVKNNALVGGLWYRGRDAFIMLIGLDLDNGMRVGYSYDVTVSRLTNASAGAHELSLGWMFKCKKPKKKYRLHVCPSF